From one Bacteroides intestinalis DSM 17393 genomic stretch:
- a CDS encoding polyprenol monophosphomannose synthase, translated as MQTSDSIVIIPTYNERENIENIIRAVFALEKVFHILIIEDGSPDGTASIVKTLQQEFPERLFMIERKGKLGLGTAYIAGFKWSLEHDYEYIFEMDADFSHNPADLPRLYKACAEEGADVAIGSRYISGVNVVNWPMGRVLMSYFASKYVRLITGIPVQDTTAGFKCYRRRVLETIDLDGIRFKGYAFQIEMKFTAYKCGFKIVEVPVIFINRELGTSKMNSSIFGEAVFGVIKLKVHSWFHKYPKAVKNG; from the coding sequence ATGCAGACATCGGACAGCATCGTTATCATTCCCACATACAACGAACGGGAAAACATCGAGAATATTATCCGCGCCGTTTTCGCCTTGGAAAAAGTATTCCATATCCTTATCATTGAAGATGGCTCGCCTGACGGCACTGCCAGCATCGTCAAAACGTTGCAGCAAGAGTTTCCCGAACGCTTATTCATGATAGAGCGGAAAGGAAAATTAGGGTTAGGTACTGCCTACATTGCCGGGTTCAAATGGTCTCTGGAACATGATTATGAATACATCTTCGAAATGGATGCTGATTTCAGCCACAATCCGGCTGACCTTCCCCGTCTATATAAAGCTTGTGCCGAAGAAGGTGCCGATGTTGCCATCGGTTCGCGGTATATCAGCGGAGTCAATGTGGTAAATTGGCCCATGGGACGTGTATTGATGTCCTATTTTGCCTCCAAGTATGTGCGTCTTATTACGGGTATCCCTGTACAAGATACAACAGCCGGGTTCAAATGCTACCGTCGTAGGGTACTGGAAACAATCGACCTCGATGGTATCCGTTTCAAAGGTTATGCTTTCCAGATTGAAATGAAATTCACTGCCTATAAATGCGGCTTCAAGATAGTAGAAGTCCCGGTTATTTTTATCAACCGTGAACTGGGCACTTCAAAAATGAACAGTAGTATCTTTGGAGAAGCTGTCTTCGGGGTTATCAAATTGAAAGTACATAGTTGGTTTCACAAGTACCCGAAAGCTGTGAAAAATGGTTAG
- a CDS encoding DUF2264 domain-containing protein, which translates to MAISAVQGQNASQSDREYWVHTLLKIADPVLSNLSKDQLRKNIPVGRSSSAKASSREFVTHMESVGRTIAGIAPWLELGPDKTAEGKLRDKYIKMVCKGLKNSVDPHADDYFNSTATRQILVNSAFLIQGLLQAPTQLWGNLDDKTQQRLIEQWKSTRTMKPGNNNWLLFSAMVECGLKSFGNEWNFEVIEKAISSHEQWYKGDGVYGDGENFHLDYYNSYVIHPMLLQVLKVVVKYDSSYQILLDKEWKRFVRYAEIQERMIAPDGSYPVLGRSVSYRSAAFQVLGASALFHQLPSSLKAGQVRGAMTAMLKRLFEQPGTFDKNGWLTIGVCGEQPELGDSYLSTPCVYLCSLGFLPLGLPADDVFWTAPLSPWTSIKAFSGEEFPIDKFMKP; encoded by the coding sequence ATGGCAATTTCTGCTGTACAAGGGCAAAATGCTTCCCAGAGTGATAGAGAATATTGGGTACATACGCTATTAAAGATAGCAGATCCGGTTTTGAGTAATTTGAGTAAGGACCAGTTAAGAAAGAATATTCCAGTTGGACGTTCTTCATCTGCGAAAGCTAGTAGCAGGGAGTTTGTTACACATATGGAGTCGGTGGGACGAACAATAGCAGGAATAGCACCATGGTTAGAATTGGGGCCAGATAAAACTGCAGAAGGAAAGTTGCGTGATAAATATATTAAAATGGTCTGTAAGGGGTTGAAGAATTCTGTAGATCCTCATGCTGATGATTATTTTAATAGTACAGCCACACGGCAGATCTTGGTGAATAGTGCCTTTTTGATACAAGGATTGTTACAGGCACCCACTCAGTTATGGGGAAATCTTGATGATAAGACTCAACAACGTTTAATAGAACAATGGAAATCGACACGTACAATGAAGCCGGGAAATAATAATTGGCTATTGTTTTCTGCGATGGTGGAATGTGGGTTGAAAAGTTTCGGTAATGAATGGAATTTTGAAGTAATAGAGAAGGCTATTTCATCACATGAACAATGGTATAAAGGAGACGGAGTTTATGGAGATGGGGAGAATTTTCATTTGGATTATTACAATAGTTATGTCATTCATCCTATGTTGTTACAGGTTTTAAAGGTTGTAGTGAAATATGATTCATCTTATCAGATACTTTTAGACAAAGAGTGGAAACGTTTCGTCAGATATGCGGAAATTCAGGAACGCATGATTGCACCGGATGGAAGTTATCCGGTATTGGGACGTTCAGTAAGTTATCGTTCGGCAGCTTTTCAAGTTTTGGGAGCCAGTGCATTATTCCATCAACTTCCATCAAGTTTAAAAGCAGGTCAAGTACGGGGGGCAATGACTGCTATGCTGAAGCGTTTATTTGAACAGCCGGGTACCTTTGATAAAAATGGTTGGTTAACGATTGGAGTGTGTGGTGAACAGCCGGAATTAGGGGATTCTTATTTATCAACTCCTTGTGTCTATCTCTGTTCTTTAGGTTTCCTACCTTTAGGTTTACCGGCAGATGATGTTTTCTGGACAGCTCCTCTTTCCCCGTGGACCAGCATTAAAGCCTTTTCCGGGGAAGAAT
- a CDS encoding hybrid sensor histidine kinase/response regulator transcription factor, whose amino-acid sequence MRNVILLTFYILIGNIFSTSLYADNSIKLHASHISINKGMHQSTIHAMYQDEFGMIWFGTKRGLVRYDGTQMKFIQKLYNDIPDAEELVRSITGDQNGNIYIETRSGIIEYNIKQDHFRKITPYSQCMYYSDSCLWIGYKNTIYQWKNNILKLHLQLPKESCIIDCITETSKGNLYIGTRDDGIFLIRRNKDTKQMLANINQIRQLYIDSEQKIWVATRRNGLFLIDSDENIKNYNYSENSNNCISSDIVRSICEDNAGNLWIATFNGLNKYDKKERKFLQYEFINENAYTLNDASIYCLMKDQQGTIWSGSFYGEINCFHPEHSTFSYHFVTKDIMPSSPSKHAIFGKTVEDNEGNLWMATERDGLYFFNTHTKALKKLPFTDNVQTLYLDKPKNILWIGTLLGGLKKYDLQTQSTQVFLRNVLHNNSIREIIPYNDSLIIATHNGISIFDTHTNKSTILSSEQIDLQRMSVTTILLDSQKQLWIAVQNQLLCYNLLNKSWQHICIRKSENCIVNKIIENRNGDILIGTSRHGIFRKRKGEAELEPFATDAILMKDIIDMCEDKYGGILIVTNEGLIYINNEEEITNIDKNRFLSTFQVNSNCLFLDRNNNVYLGGINMFCSFPLKQIFNKPEHYQVGISEFSVNDTPLEVDSSGKTLKQSILYTNRIELPYDQHAIGIRAYTNNYAASFTCGIKYKLEPFDKEWKRTNSLNEINYTNLSPDKYILYIQGDVALANGEFPERKLDIIINPPFYQTPLAYILYVLLTILLLYEAYQVIILRSSLKIEKEQKRNMEQLNQSKLRFFTNISHEFKTPLTLISNQVELLLQSKNIPPKLNTKLLNIWRNITRLNQLIIELMEFRKQEQGFTPLKVNYYNLIDIVNNVVDSFKEYAQTRKINLTLLAGQDDISFYFDKQLIEKALFNLLSNAFKFTPENGNIFVRLKYESMKVSLEISDTGVGINAKELENIFIRFYQTDNTCFTNNIGTGIGLAYTKNIVEAHKGVITVKSIKGKGSCFTIQLPTDIQYPPSNIQENLPIIEDYKLNVAGFISTDTQEGGATEERKENSEKHYKLLIIEDNQELRQLLTEVFSDLYNVETAENGKKGYEKALSVIPDIIISDVVMPEMSGTELCQKLKNNIKTSHIPIILLTSQTASEYIIEGLKIGADDYICKPFSIKQLIVRCNNLINLRRTLQQKYAKESNSSSELIATSTLDQVLLDKSIELIENNLENPVFSVDFLAQELCIGRTKYFTKIKAITGMTPNEFIINIKLKLAYRRIEQQPDISITELAMQLGFSSTSYFIKRFKEFSGMTPNQYKQKINENGTS is encoded by the coding sequence ATGAGAAACGTCATACTGTTAACATTTTACATACTAATAGGAAATATATTCAGTACATCTCTTTATGCAGATAACAGCATAAAATTACATGCATCGCACATATCCATTAATAAAGGAATGCATCAGTCGACAATTCATGCCATGTATCAGGATGAGTTCGGAATGATATGGTTTGGTACCAAAAGAGGATTAGTAAGATATGATGGAACTCAAATGAAATTCATACAAAAACTTTATAATGACATTCCCGATGCAGAAGAGTTGGTACGTTCCATTACGGGGGATCAAAATGGCAATATTTATATAGAGACACGTTCAGGCATTATAGAGTATAACATAAAACAAGATCATTTCCGTAAAATAACCCCTTATTCACAATGCATGTACTATTCGGACTCTTGCTTATGGATAGGGTATAAAAATACAATCTACCAATGGAAGAACAATATATTAAAACTACATTTACAGTTACCAAAGGAATCTTGCATTATAGATTGCATCACTGAAACATCCAAAGGAAATCTGTACATAGGCACCAGAGACGACGGTATATTCCTTATCAGAAGGAATAAAGACACAAAACAGATGTTAGCGAATATCAACCAGATACGCCAATTATACATTGATTCAGAACAAAAGATATGGGTCGCTACCCGAAGGAACGGATTATTCCTCATAGATAGTGATGAAAATATCAAAAATTATAATTATTCAGAAAACAGCAATAATTGCATATCAAGTGACATTGTACGATCTATATGCGAAGACAATGCAGGTAACTTATGGATTGCCACTTTCAATGGATTAAATAAATATGATAAAAAAGAAAGAAAGTTCCTCCAATATGAGTTTATTAACGAAAATGCCTATACCCTAAATGATGCATCTATCTATTGCTTAATGAAAGATCAACAAGGAACTATTTGGAGCGGTTCGTTTTATGGTGAAATAAATTGCTTTCACCCGGAGCACAGTACATTCTCCTATCATTTTGTCACTAAAGATATAATGCCATCCTCCCCATCTAAACATGCAATCTTCGGAAAAACAGTAGAAGATAATGAAGGGAATTTATGGATGGCAACAGAACGAGACGGATTATATTTTTTCAATACACACACCAAAGCTTTGAAAAAGCTACCATTCACAGACAACGTGCAAACCTTATATCTGGATAAACCCAAAAACATCCTATGGATCGGAACATTACTTGGCGGACTAAAAAAATATGATCTGCAAACTCAATCCACTCAGGTATTTCTCAGAAACGTATTACACAACAATAGCATCAGAGAAATTATCCCTTATAATGATTCCCTTATCATAGCTACGCATAACGGCATCAGTATATTTGATACTCATACAAATAAAAGTACCATCCTCTCTTCAGAACAGATAGATTTACAGAGAATGTCTGTGACAACCATCCTATTAGACTCCCAAAAACAACTATGGATTGCTGTTCAGAATCAATTACTTTGCTACAACCTGCTCAATAAATCATGGCAGCATATTTGTATTCGCAAATCGGAGAACTGTATAGTCAACAAGATTATTGAGAATCGGAATGGGGATATCTTAATAGGAACCTCCAGACATGGAATATTCCGGAAAAGAAAAGGAGAAGCAGAATTAGAACCCTTTGCCACAGATGCCATCTTAATGAAAGACATTATAGATATGTGTGAAGATAAGTATGGTGGTATTCTTATTGTTACCAATGAAGGACTCATTTATATAAATAATGAAGAAGAAATTACTAATATTGATAAAAACCGATTCTTATCTACTTTCCAGGTAAATAGCAACTGCTTATTTCTGGACCGAAACAATAATGTCTATTTAGGAGGAATCAATATGTTCTGTTCATTCCCTTTAAAGCAAATTTTCAACAAACCAGAGCATTATCAAGTAGGTATATCTGAATTCTCCGTCAATGATACTCCCTTGGAGGTAGACTCAAGCGGAAAAACACTTAAGCAATCCATTCTTTACACTAACAGGATTGAATTGCCTTATGATCAGCATGCCATAGGAATCAGAGCATATACCAATAACTATGCCGCCTCTTTTACCTGTGGCATTAAATATAAACTGGAACCTTTTGACAAAGAATGGAAACGCACCAATAGTTTAAATGAAATAAACTATACCAATTTATCACCAGATAAATACATCTTATATATTCAAGGAGATGTAGCCTTGGCCAATGGAGAATTTCCGGAGCGCAAACTCGATATCATAATAAATCCTCCTTTTTATCAAACCCCTCTAGCCTACATATTATATGTTCTATTAACTATTCTATTACTATACGAAGCATACCAAGTAATCATCTTACGTTCATCTCTAAAAATAGAAAAGGAACAGAAGCGAAATATGGAGCAACTCAATCAAAGCAAACTACGTTTCTTCACTAACATATCTCATGAATTCAAAACACCTTTAACACTTATATCCAATCAAGTCGAACTATTATTACAGAGTAAAAATATACCTCCAAAGCTAAATACTAAATTACTGAATATTTGGAGAAACATCACCAGATTAAATCAACTCATCATAGAACTGATGGAATTCAGAAAACAAGAACAGGGTTTCACTCCTTTAAAGGTAAACTATTATAATTTAATAGACATAGTGAATAATGTGGTAGACTCTTTCAAAGAGTATGCACAAACAAGAAAAATAAACCTAACTTTACTTGCCGGACAAGATGATATTTCTTTCTATTTTGATAAGCAGTTAATTGAAAAAGCACTATTTAATTTGTTATCCAATGCTTTCAAATTTACTCCAGAAAATGGCAATATCTTCGTACGATTAAAATATGAAAGCATGAAAGTTTCATTGGAAATCTCAGATACAGGTGTAGGCATTAATGCCAAAGAGTTAGAAAATATATTCATCCGGTTTTACCAAACAGATAATACTTGTTTCACTAATAATATCGGAACTGGAATCGGCTTGGCTTACACAAAAAATATAGTAGAGGCCCATAAAGGAGTAATCACAGTTAAAAGTATTAAAGGAAAAGGTAGTTGTTTCACTATACAACTGCCTACTGATATCCAATATCCTCCCAGCAATATTCAGGAAAATTTGCCTATCATAGAAGATTACAAGCTTAATGTAGCTGGTTTCATCTCCACAGATACACAGGAAGGAGGAGCAACAGAAGAAAGAAAGGAAAATAGTGAAAAGCATTATAAGCTATTAATTATAGAAGATAACCAGGAACTCAGGCAACTACTCACAGAAGTCTTTTCTGACCTCTACAATGTCGAAACAGCAGAAAATGGTAAAAAAGGATATGAAAAAGCTCTCTCTGTTATACCCGACATCATTATCAGTGATGTTGTTATGCCGGAGATGTCCGGAACAGAGTTATGTCAGAAATTAAAAAACAATATAAAGACCTCTCACATTCCCATCATTTTATTAACATCACAAACAGCTTCTGAATACATTATTGAAGGTCTGAAAATTGGAGCAGACGACTATATATGCAAACCTTTCAGCATTAAACAATTGATTGTCAGATGTAATAACTTAATCAATCTACGCAGAACATTACAACAAAAATATGCTAAAGAAAGCAATTCCAGCAGTGAATTAATTGCCACATCTACATTAGATCAAGTTTTATTAGATAAATCTATCGAGCTAATTGAAAATAACCTAGAAAATCCTGTATTCAGTGTTGATTTCCTGGCACAAGAACTTTGTATAGGACGTACCAAATACTTCACGAAAATAAAAGCAATAACAGGTATGACACCTAACGAATTTATTATAAACATTAAACTTAAATTAGCTTACCGAAGAATTGAACAACAACCGGATATCTCTATTACAGAACTCGCCATGCAATTGGGATTCAGTTCTACCAGCTATTTCATAAAACGATTTAAAGAATTTTCCGGAATGACACCTAATCAGTATAAACAAAAGATAAATGAGAATGGCACATCATAG
- a CDS encoding dihydroorotase, giving the protein MKRTLIHNATIVNEGHSVQGSIVIENGKIAEVLTYGKELSAPCDETIDATGCCLLPGIIDDHVHFRDPGLTHKADIFTESRAAAAGGVTSIMDMPNTQPLTTTLDALEQKFDLLNEKCIVNHSCYFGATNNNYTEFSKLDKHRVCGIKLFMGSSTGNMLVDKSNSLLNIFNGTDMLIATHCESQEIIKKNTEYYKEMFRNAPEIPISKHPNIRSVAACYSSSQLAIRMASLAGARLHVLHVSTAKELQLFSDAPLEDKHITAEACIAHLLYRQQDYKELGTRIKCNPSIKKQADRDALRNAVNTGVIDVIATDHAPHLLSEKEGGALKAMSGMPMIQFSLVSMLELAEKGIFSIETIVEKMCHAPAQIYGICNRGYIREGYQADLVLVSHGERWEVNTENILSKCGWSPLEGNSFRWKVEKTFANGHLIYSDGQVDDTYRGEELRFDY; this is encoded by the coding sequence ATGAAAAGAACTCTGATACATAACGCTACAATAGTTAACGAGGGACATTCTGTGCAAGGTTCCATAGTAATTGAAAACGGAAAGATTGCCGAGGTGTTGACTTATGGCAAAGAACTGTCCGCCCCTTGTGATGAAACAATAGATGCTACCGGCTGCTGTCTGCTTCCGGGTATCATTGACGACCATGTACATTTCCGTGATCCGGGACTGACCCATAAAGCGGATATCTTTACCGAAAGCCGTGCCGCCGCCGCCGGTGGTGTCACTTCCATCATGGACATGCCGAATACACAGCCATTGACTACCACTCTTGATGCACTTGAACAGAAATTCGATCTTTTGAATGAGAAGTGTATTGTCAACCATTCCTGCTACTTCGGTGCCACCAATAATAATTACACAGAGTTCAGTAAGCTGGACAAACATCGTGTATGCGGCATCAAACTCTTTATGGGTTCCAGCACCGGTAATATGTTGGTAGACAAAAGTAACAGTCTGCTGAACATTTTCAACGGAACAGATATGCTGATTGCAACTCATTGCGAGAGCCAGGAGATTATCAAAAAGAATACTGAATATTACAAGGAAATGTTCCGTAACGCACCGGAAATCCCAATCAGCAAACATCCCAACATACGTTCTGTAGCAGCGTGTTATTCCTCATCACAACTTGCTATACGTATGGCAAGCCTAGCCGGTGCACGCTTGCATGTGCTGCATGTTTCTACTGCAAAAGAATTGCAACTGTTCAGTGATGCTCCATTGGAAGATAAACATATTACAGCCGAAGCCTGCATTGCACATCTGCTATACCGCCAACAGGATTATAAAGAACTGGGAACCCGCATCAAATGTAATCCTTCCATTAAGAAACAAGCTGACCGCGATGCCTTACGGAATGCAGTCAACACCGGAGTTATCGATGTCATTGCTACCGACCATGCACCTCACCTGCTCAGCGAGAAAGAAGGTGGTGCCTTGAAAGCAATGTCGGGTATGCCAATGATTCAATTCTCCTTGGTCAGTATGCTTGAACTGGCGGAAAAAGGCATTTTTTCTATCGAAACCATTGTTGAGAAAATGTGTCATGCCCCTGCCCAGATATATGGTATCTGCAATCGCGGTTATATTCGCGAAGGCTATCAGGCCGACCTCGTACTTGTCAGTCATGGCGAACGTTGGGAAGTCAATACTGAGAATATACTCAGCAAATGCGGATGGAGTCCGCTCGAAGGTAATTCTTTCCGTTGGAAAGTAGAAAAGACATTTGCGAACGGACATCTGATATATAGTGACGGTCAAGTAGATGATACTTACCGCGGTGAAGAACTGAGATTCGATTATTAA
- the mfd gene encoding transcription-repair coupling factor, whose protein sequence is MTITELQQRYATHSNVEAISGLLKDPSVRTLFCGGLCASAASLFSSVLVQRGEFPFVFILGDLEEAGYFYHDLTQILGTEKVLFFPSSFRRAIKYGQKDAANEILRTEVLSRLQKGEEGLCVVTYPDALAEKVVSRKELGDKTLKLHTGENVDTNFITEVLRSYGFEYVDYVYEPGQYAVRGSIIDVFSFSSEFPYRIDFFGDEVESIRTFEVETQLSKERKDSIVIVPDLSRSLEQGDASGMVSFLDFLSANTVLAMRDLLWLRERIQTVHDETLTPQAIAAREAEESGCITLDGKLIDGSEFTLRALDFCRMEFGNKPTGTPDATVTFDTSAQPIFHKNFDMVAESFKEYMEKGYTLYICSDSMKQTDRIRAIFEDRGEEIAFTAVERTLHEGFADNALRLCIFTDHQLFDRFHKYNLKSDKARSGKVALSLKELNQFTPGDYVVHTDHGVGRFSGLVRIPNGDTTQEVMKLVYQNEDVVFVSIHSLHKVSKYKGKDGEAPRLNKLGTGAWEKLKERTKTKIKDIARDLIKLYSQRREEKGFQFSVDSFLQRELEASFIYEDTPDQSKATADVKADMESNRPMDRLVCGDVGFGKTEVAVRAAFKAVADNKQVAVLVPTTVLAYQHFQTFKERLKDLPCRVEYLSRARTAAQAKAVVKGLAAGDVNILIGTHRILGKDIQFKDLGLLIIDEEQKFGVSVKEKLRQLKVNVDTLTMTATPIPRTLQFSLMGARDLSVIQTPPPNRYPIQTEVHTFNEEVIVDAINFEMSRNGQVFLVNNRISNLPELKAMIERHIPDCRIAIGHGQMEPTELEKIIFGFVNYDYDVLIATTIIESGIDIPNANTIIINQAQNFGLSDLHQMRGRVGRSNKKAFCYLLAPPLSSLTPEARRRLQAIENFSDLGSGIHIAMQDLDIRGAGNMLGAEQSGFIADLGYETYQKILSEAVHELKTDEFADLYAEELKAEGGVISGEQFVDECQVESDLELLLPATYVTGSSERMLLYRELDSLTLDKDVEDFRTRLIDRFGPIPSETEELLRIVPLRRLAARLGAEKVFLKGGRMSLFFVSNPDSPYYQSQAFGKVIAYMMKYTRRCDLREQNTRRSMLVKDVKNVETAVSVLQEIVAMQVEEG, encoded by the coding sequence ATGACAATTACCGAGCTACAACAACGATATGCCACTCACTCCAATGTGGAAGCTATAAGTGGCCTGCTGAAGGATCCGTCTGTCCGCACCCTTTTTTGCGGGGGGCTGTGTGCCTCTGCCGCTTCATTGTTTTCATCCGTGCTGGTGCAACGCGGAGAGTTTCCTTTTGTTTTTATTCTGGGCGATCTGGAAGAGGCAGGATATTTTTACCATGATTTAACACAAATACTGGGAACTGAGAAAGTTTTGTTCTTTCCTTCTTCGTTTCGTAGGGCAATAAAATACGGGCAGAAAGATGCGGCCAATGAAATTCTGCGTACAGAAGTGTTGAGCCGCTTACAAAAAGGAGAGGAAGGACTTTGTGTTGTGACTTATCCCGATGCTTTGGCAGAAAAGGTGGTTTCCCGGAAGGAACTGGGAGATAAAACTCTGAAATTGCATACAGGGGAAAATGTGGATACGAATTTTATTACGGAAGTCTTGCGTAGCTATGGTTTTGAGTATGTGGACTATGTCTATGAACCGGGGCAGTATGCTGTACGTGGTAGTATCATTGATGTATTTTCTTTCTCTTCCGAATTTCCATATCGTATAGACTTTTTTGGTGATGAAGTAGAAAGTATTCGTACGTTTGAAGTAGAAACGCAACTTTCTAAAGAAAGGAAAGACAGTATTGTTATCGTGCCGGATTTGAGCCGTAGTTTGGAACAGGGGGATGCAAGCGGTATGGTTTCCTTCCTGGATTTTCTGTCGGCGAATACTGTATTGGCAATGCGTGATCTGCTTTGGCTGCGTGAACGTATTCAGACTGTACACGATGAAACACTTACCCCACAAGCGATTGCTGCCCGCGAAGCGGAAGAAAGTGGTTGTATTACTTTGGATGGAAAGCTGATTGATGGAAGTGAGTTTACGCTTCGTGCGTTGGACTTTTGCCGTATGGAGTTCGGTAACAAACCAACCGGGACACCGGATGCTACAGTGACATTCGATACGTCTGCTCAACCTATATTCCATAAAAACTTTGATATGGTGGCCGAAAGCTTCAAAGAGTATATGGAGAAAGGGTATACGCTTTACATCTGTAGTGATAGTATGAAGCAGACTGACCGTATTCGTGCCATTTTTGAAGACAGGGGAGAAGAGATTGCTTTTACAGCTGTAGAGCGCACGTTGCATGAAGGTTTTGCCGATAATGCCTTGCGGCTTTGCATTTTTACGGATCATCAGTTATTCGACCGTTTTCATAAATATAATCTCAAAAGTGATAAGGCACGTAGTGGCAAGGTCGCTCTGAGTCTGAAAGAGTTGAATCAGTTTACACCGGGAGATTATGTGGTACATACCGATCATGGTGTGGGACGCTTTTCCGGATTGGTGCGTATTCCTAACGGTGATACAACGCAGGAAGTGATGAAACTGGTTTATCAGAATGAAGATGTAGTTTTTGTTTCTATCCATTCATTACATAAAGTTTCAAAGTATAAAGGAAAAGATGGTGAGGCTCCCCGTTTGAATAAATTGGGTACGGGAGCTTGGGAGAAACTTAAAGAGCGTACTAAGACCAAAATTAAGGATATTGCCCGTGACCTCATAAAATTGTATTCTCAGCGTCGTGAGGAAAAAGGTTTTCAGTTCAGTGTGGATAGTTTCTTGCAACGGGAACTGGAAGCATCTTTTATTTACGAAGATACACCAGACCAAAGTAAAGCAACGGCGGATGTAAAAGCGGATATGGAAAGTAACCGTCCTATGGATCGTCTGGTTTGTGGAGACGTGGGGTTTGGTAAAACAGAAGTGGCAGTTCGTGCTGCTTTTAAAGCTGTGGCGGACAATAAACAGGTAGCGGTTCTGGTACCTACCACCGTGTTGGCTTACCAACATTTCCAGACGTTTAAAGAGCGTTTGAAAGATTTGCCTTGTAGGGTGGAGTACCTGAGTCGTGCCCGTACGGCAGCTCAGGCAAAAGCGGTCGTAAAAGGATTGGCGGCAGGTGATGTGAATATACTTATCGGTACACATCGGATTTTAGGTAAGGACATACAATTCAAGGACTTGGGGTTGCTGATTATTGATGAAGAACAGAAGTTCGGTGTATCCGTTAAGGAGAAGTTGCGCCAGTTGAAGGTCAATGTAGACACCTTGACCATGACGGCCACGCCTATTCCGCGTACATTGCAGTTCTCATTAATGGGGGCACGTGACCTGAGCGTTATTCAAACGCCTCCTCCAAACCGTTATCCTATTCAGACTGAGGTGCATACCTTTAATGAGGAAGTTATAGTGGATGCTATCAACTTTGAGATGAGCCGGAACGGACAGGTATTTCTTGTAAATAACCGCATTTCTAATTTGCCTGAATTAAAAGCGATGATTGAACGGCATATTCCGGATTGCCGTATAGCCATCGGGCATGGACAAATGGAGCCGACCGAATTGGAAAAGATTATTTTCGGCTTTGTCAATTATGATTATGATGTGCTGATAGCCACTACAATTATAGAGAGCGGCATTGATATTCCGAATGCCAATACCATTATCATCAATCAGGCACAGAATTTCGGACTGAGCGACTTGCATCAGATGCGTGGTCGTGTAGGACGAAGCAATAAGAAAGCATTCTGCTATTTGTTGGCTCCTCCGCTTTCTTCCCTGACTCCTGAAGCAAGGCGTCGTCTGCAAGCTATTGAGAATTTCAGTGACCTGGGTAGTGGAATTCATATAGCCATGCAGGATCTCGATATTCGTGGTGCAGGCAATATGCTTGGTGCGGAACAGAGTGGCTTTATTGCCGATCTGGGTTATGAAACCTATCAGAAGATACTATCAGAAGCTGTACATGAACTGAAGACGGATGAATTTGCAGATCTTTATGCCGAAGAACTGAAAGCAGAGGGGGGCGTCATCAGTGGAGAGCAATTTGTAGATGAATGTCAGGTAGAGAGTGATTTGGAATTGTTGCTTCCTGCCACTTATGTTACGGGTAGTAGTGAGCGTATGTTGCTTTACCGCGAATTAGATAGTTTGACGTTGGATAAAGATGTGGAGGACTTCCGTACTCGTCTTATAGACCGGTTTGGTCCTATCCCGTCAGAAACGGAAGAACTACTACGGATTGTACCTTTACGCCGCCTTGCTGCACGTCTTGGTGCAGAGAAAGTTTTTCTCAAGGGAGGACGTATGTCATTGTTCTTTGTTTCTAATCCGGATAGCCCGTATTATCAGAGCCAGGCGTTCGGTAAAGTCATTGCTTATATGATGAAATATACCCGCCGTTGCGATCTGCGTGAGCAGAATACCCGTCGTAGTATGTTGGTAAAAGATGTGAAGAATGTAGAAACGGCTGTTAGCGTTTTGCAGGAGATTGTGGCGATGCAGGTGGAGGAAGGATAA